Genomic segment of Pseudothermotoga sp.:
TGGAGGCCACGCGCCAGGTTTTGATAACCTCGTGTACGATGCCACCTTGCTTCGAGAAAAATTCGGTATAACCGTCGATGAAATGAGCTTCGATCAGTTCAAGACCATGGTGCAGAGCGAAGTCGTGACGGATCGCGATGTGGATCGACTGTTGAAAAGGCACGAAGAAATCGATGAACTTTCTATGATGACTGTTGAAAAACTCTCAGCTGTCGTTAACACGGTCGAAAGGCTCTCGAGAGAAGGTTATCAAGCTTTCGCGATCAGTTGCTGGCCAAATTTTAGAAAGGAACTTTCGATGGTTCCATGCGCTTCGTTCGGTCTTTTGAACGATGAGGGCATCGTAACGGCGTGCGAAGGAGATGTACTTGGAGCCATCAGCATGTTGATCCTGAGCTATTTGGCTGATCATCCTTCCATCGTTCTAGACATTTCATCTTTGGATCTTCAAGATGGTTCCATCTTGTTCTGGCACTGTGGAGTTGGCATGAAGAGCTATTCTAAGAATTTGAAGATGAAAAAACATTTCAATCCAGGTCCTTTCGATCCTCAAAAGGGTTGGATCGAAGTGGCGGCCGTTTCAGAGATGATAGTTGAATCAACGCACGCCACCGTTTTGAGGTTGACGGACGAAGGCAGAAAGTTTTTCACATTCGAAGGTGAATTTCTGAGTGGGGAAAAGCCTTCTTTCGATGGAAGTCGTGGTTGGTTTGGACGGTTCAAAAATCACAGGGGAATGAGTTTTGAGGTTCTGGATCTGGTCAACACTATAATGATCAACGGTATAGAGCATCACTTCGCGGTGGTACGAGGCGGATGGATGAACGAAATCGTTGAGATTTGCTATTGGACAGATTCAGAGTTGATCGACATTGAACCTTACACCGTTAGTGCAATAGGAGGTGTCAACGATAGAGAACCGAAAGCATCCAACGATCAGGGACATAGCTGAACTGAGTGGATATTCGATAAACACTGTCTCGAGAGCTCTGCGCGGCAGAGGCTATGTGAGTCCAGAGGCGAAGAGAAAGATATTGCAAGTTGCAGAGAGCATCGGTTATTTCAAAGACAGAACGGCACTATCTCTGAGGAACAGACAGAGCAAGATCATAGGCGTGATCATCGTTGACAATTCGAACCCTTTCTACGCCGATGTTCTGAAAGGTATCGAAGAAGAAGCTTACAAGGAAGGCTATGAAACGATCCTAATGAACACCTACAGAGATCCAGAGAGAGAGAAGATCGCTTTGATCAGGATGATAGAGAGACGCGTAGATGGCATCATCATCACCTCGACGCAACAAAACTGGGATTTTCTGCTGAGGGTCAAAAGACTTGGAATGAACGTCGTGCTGGTGGGATCTCACCATCCCGGTCTCATTTCCGTCAGGCCAGACGATGTGAAAGCAGGTTACATCGCCACCAAACATCTGATAGACATGGGACACAAGAACATAATCATGCTGAACTCACTGCCGAGCAAATTCACAGCACAGATGAGATTGAATGGTTATCTACAAGCGCTCAACGAGAGTAATTTGACCGCACGTGTACTCAACTCTTCGGAAGGTTTCGACAACGCTTACAGAACGATGAGCAAATTTTTGTCATCCTGTGATAGAAACTTCACTGCTGTTTTTTGCTACAACGACATTTTCGCTTTCGCCACGATCAAAGCTTTGAAGGATCATGGCTGGCGTGTTCCTGAAGATGTGAGCGTTGTGGGGATCGACGATTTGGTTTTTTGCAGCTTGATTTCACCACCGCTCACTACGATTCGAATCGATAGATTTCAACTTGGAAGTGACGCGTTCAACATGGTGATAAACAAGATCCAAGTCACCGAGAAAGTGAACAACGTTGAGCTGGTTTGCAGAGAAAGCGTGAAGAAGTTGACGTGAAAATTGCTATTTCAACCTGAATCGAATTTTTTCAAAAATCGGACCAGTTGTACAGATCGATCAAAACTGGGATAATCTTCATCGGAGGTGATGGTGTGATCGAGAGCGTCCTCGTTCGAAAGAGCGTTTGGGTGAAAGTCTTATTGGCGTTCGGTTTTTCAGTCCTCACGGGATTGGCAGCTCAAATCAGAATACCTCTTCCTTTCACTCCCGTTCCCGTCACGGGACAAACTTTCGTTGTGCTTCTAACACCGTTTTTGATTGGAAGCTGGTCGATCTTGAGTCAAGCGGTCTATGTAGCTTTGGGAGCAATAGGTCTACCGTGGTTTGCAGGTTGGAATGCTGGACTAAACGTAGTGCTTGGTCCTACTGGAGGTTATCTGATAGGTTTCATCCTGGCTTCTTTGTTCCTATCGTCGTACAAAAAAAGATATTACTTCGACAAGCTGGTCTCGATGCTATTGGCAAATTTCTTGATAATACACGGCCTTGGTTTGATTCAATTGACGATCTGGTTTTACACCAAAGGTTCAACACCAAATTTTTGGAAACTGATTTCCATGTCCCTGTTGCCTTTCATCCCTGGTGATCTGATCAAAATTTTTCTAGCATCATCCATTGTTTCTTTGAAGTTCAACCCAAAGAAAGAGTGAACCCCATTCAGGGGTTCACTCTTCAATCGGCTCAAAGTCTTCCTTGGGAGCACCACAGACTGGACAAACCCAATCTTCTGGTAAGTCTTCGAAAGGTGTCCCCGGAGAGATGTCGTTGTCTGGATCGCCTTCAGCAGGATCGTACACATAACCACAGATTATGCATCTGTACTTCTGCATCGAACGAAACCTCCTCAAGTTGTTTTCTTTCTTGTCTTTAGAGATAGCTGAAGCGAAATTTGTTGATACGTCTCTTCAATTATTCTATCATGGAGAATATGAATTATACTCATAAGAGGTGGGTTAAGAATGCGTCTTGAAAAACTCGAAGGGGATCTATTCAAACCGGATTACGAGCAATTCTCCATCGTTAATGTGTCGAATTTCGTCTTGGAACACTTTGGGGTTCAGACAGTTCATCCCGCGTATCCTTTAAGGCATCTTGTTCCTGGCATATCTGAAGGTGTAGAGAAGATCGTGTTCTTCCTCATAGACGCATTGGGCATGACCAGTCTGGAGAAACTTTTGAATAAAGAGCGAGTTTTCCATGATTACACGATACTTGAAGCAACTTCGGTTTTTCCAACGACCACCTCTTCTGCGATAACTTCGTTGTTGACGGCAACGACTCCCATAGAACACGGTATCCTCGGATACGCGCTTTACATAAAACAACTTGGAACCTTGCTGAACATGATAGAGCTTTCCTCTCCCATCATGGGGAAGGTCACTTCGACTTTGAACAATAAAGATCTGATGTTCGAGAAAACAGTTTTTGAGAGACTCTTGGAGATCGGTGTGAAGAGCTTCGTGTTGACCTCGAAAACCATCAGAAATTCTGGTCTTTCGACTCTGGTCAACACCGGTGCGTCCATCAGATCTTACCAAAGTTTCGGTGACATGTTCTCAAAGTTCCGAGAAATCCTGCAGGAAGATGGTCCATTTTTCTGCTTCGCGTACTGGGGACTCCTAGATTCTATAGGCCACAAGCTCGGTGTCGACTCAGACGCGTTTGAGAGTGAGCTTTATTGGCTTCTCAAGATGTTGGCAAGAGAAATTCTACCCATTTTGCCAAAGAACGCTTTGCTCGTTGTTATGGGTGATCATGGGCAAATCTACACCCCATGGGAGAGGGAAACGTGGTGGTCCTGGAAAGACCCGATCTCTCAGTTTTTCTCGATCCCACCTGGAGGCGAGATGAGAATGATGCATATTTACACTGCTGAACAAAAAGAAGTGATAAAATACTTGAGTGAAAAATATGCTGATAGAGCTATATCGATGACTAGGGAAGAAGTGTTGGGTTTGCAACTCTTCGGGAATGTACCATCGACGTCTTCGAGAGCCATTGAGAGAATAGGAGAAGTTGTGCTCATCGCCAGGGAGAATTATTCCTTTTATTTCAAATACACTGGTAAAGAAGAAAGCTTGAAATCCAAGCATGGAAGTTTGACACTTCAAGAGTTGATCGTTCCTTTGATGCTGTTCAGGAGGTGATAGGTTCTTACTGAGAAGCCCGACACACGGTGAAGTAAAAATTGATGAAGCGAAGGTGTACATAGAGAAATTTTTAAATGGTGATCGATTCAAGCTCTTCATCGGAACCGACAGTGACGATCGAGACGGTGTTGTGACGTTCGCTACGGTGTTCATAGTTTACAAACTCGGAGTTGGAGCGATCTATTTCTACACGATCAAGCGCGAACGACGTTATTATGATGTTTACTCGAGGATCTTTGAAGAAACCCACCTGAGCTTACAGATGGCTGATTTCGTCAAGCGTACTTTAAACCTGGACAGCGCCGAAATTCACATCGATGCCGGTTATGAAGGACCGAGCAAACAGATCATACCTTCCATCGTCGGTTACATAAAGGGCATGGGTTACAGCTACAGATTGAAACCTTGGGCTTTCGCTGCGACTAAAATTGCACATAGGCATACGAAATGAGTCTCAATTTCTCAACATCGTAAAAATTTCCATCAGCCTCTCCGTATCAACGTTTCCTCCAGACAGGATCACCACAATTTTTTTATGCTTCAAAGGCAACTTTTCGAACATCACCGCTGCCACCGTAACTGCCCCAGAAGGTTCAACCAGGACCTTACAACGTTCCAGCAAGAAAACAACCGCTTGGGCGATCTCTTTTTCCGAGACGAGGAGCACATCTTCAACATACTTCTGCACTATGGGGAAGGTCAACTCACCGGGACTAGCCGTTCGAAGACCATCGGCAATCGTTTGGATATTCGAAAGCTCGACCCTGTGGCCAGCTTTTAAAGATAGATAAGTGCTGTTGCTCTTTTCAGGTTCAACGCCATAGATCTTCACGTTCGGTTGTTTCTCCTTCACATAGGTCGCTATTCCCGCTATCAAACCACAGCCACCACAGGGAACCAAAACGGCATCCACTTCGTCTAATTGCTCAAGCACCTCCAATCCGACGGTGCCCTGACCAGCCATTATCCAGAAGTGATCGAACGGGGGAACAAAAACTCTACCTTCTTCCATCGAAATCTGCTTTGCACGATTCAAACGTTCCGTGGAAGAAGTTCCAAATCTTTCAAGCTTTGCGCCGTATCCTTCTATGGCTGCCACCTTCGCCGCGGATGCATCCTTCGGAACGACGACTTTCACATCCACTCCAAGGATTTTTCCAGCCAGCGCTAGGGCTTGTCCGTGGTTCCCCGAGGAACCTGTTACCACACCTTTTCGGCGTTCCCCATCGCTCATTGAGAGCAAGAAATTCATCGCCCCTCTTATTTTGAATGAACCACTCTTCTGAAAATTCTCCGCTTTCATGAATATCTGTCGCTTCGTCATCTCATTCAAAGTTCCTGATGTGAGGATGGTCGTTCTGTGGATGAACCTCCGTATTCTTTCGTAAGCTTCCTGAATCTGCTTGGCAGTCAACACACTCATCGCCTCACTCTTCTGATTTTTCTGGCGATCTCGAACAACACGATACCGGCACTGACGGACACGTTGAGCGAATCTATATCTGAATACATCGGCACAGCAATGAGTTCATCACACTTCTCTCTGATCAATCTACTCAGACCTTCACCTTCGTTTCCAAAAACCACCACCACTGGAGATTGAAAATCCTCCTCATAAACGCTTTTACCAGACATATCGGCACCGTAAACCCAGAAGCCTTCCTGCTTCAATCTTTCTATGGTTCTAGCGAGATTCGTCACGATGATCACTGGAATCCTCAGCACAGTTCCCGCCGACACTTTCACAACCGCTGGTGTAACCTTAACTGAGCGATCTTTGGGTATCACGATCGCTTTGGCCCCTGCCCCGACGGCCGTGCGGGCGATGGCACCAAAATTGTGGGGATCAGTTATGTGATCCAGAACGACCAAGAGGTCACCTTCGAGTTCGGTCTCGTCAGCATACCGAAATTCTAAATCTATCACGATTCCTTGATTTTTCTCTTCACCACACAGTTTGATGAGCTTCTCTTCGGACGCGAAGGTCACAGGATAACCAGCCTTCTTCAGCTTTTCGAAAAGCTCGGACGGCTTATCCTTTTTATCTTCTCTCAGATAAATCATCCTCACAGGGTAGCGAATCTTCAGAACTTCCTCAAGAACACTTTTACCGTACACGATCATTCGTAGCACCGGTCAGGCTGACCATCAGAATCCGAAACATTTTGTCAAGATCGCCCACAAGGTAAAGATAACCAATGAGCGCTTCCAAAGCTGTGCTCTTACGGTATTCCTCGTCATTCCCATACTTCTTTGCAGTTTTACTGTTCATCGCACGCTTCACGAGCCCCATTTCTTGTTCGTTCAGCGTGGGAAGAATTTGATCTAAACATCTGGCCTGCGAATGCTTCGAAACTAGACCAGATACCCTCTTGTGGATTTCCTTCACGTTAAGCACGTTCAAAGAGCTGATCTTTGCGAAAAATCCGTGTATCGCATCGCCGAGATACGCGAGGGTCGATATGGGAAGCAACGATGCTTCAGTCTTGCTGGGACGAGGTAAATTTTCTAATAGCAACTTCGTCGAGATAGAGTCTATGTAATCGATCTTGTTCGAATGCATAAGCTTTGAACCTTCTTTCACGGAGATTTTGCAGTATTTTCCTTTCTTTTCTTGCTTCAAGATACTGATCTCTCAAAGTTTCTTCCTGCTTTCTCAATTGATCCAACTTCGACTTTAAGCTTTCGATCTCTCTCCAGAGGATCTCTCTGTATGTGAGCAACTGGGATAACTCGAATCCGGTGACCCCACGAGTCGATCGAGAAAGCGTCCTCAGATCGAGGCTACGCAGTTGTTCTTCAAACCCTTTCAGATCGGTTTCAATGTCCTTGATTTGGTTTCTCAAAGCGTTGAGCTGAATCTTCAACAACTGTTCGTGCGAGATTTTCAACGAGAGTAACCTGGACAATCTGAATCTGAACATGTTTTACACCCACATTATTATAAGTGATAGAATCGTTTTCAGGACTTGGGGGTGCGAAGATGGACCTTGTCGATTTCAAAATGACTAAAGATGGACTCGTGCTCGTGATAAGACACTATGAAAACGTCCAATCGATCTTGGACCAAATCATTTCAAAACTTTCCCAAATGAAGGGCTTCTTCGCTGCTGGTGACAAAATCATGCTCATGATCGAACGGCACGAGATGCATTCTCATGATATACCGAAGATCATTTCACTGTTACGGGAGCATGGTATAGATGTAGCTCAAATACTGATAGGTGAATCGTTTCAACCGGATCTCAGTGCGTTGAACCGTATGAAACTGCTGGAAGAACGTGAAACGAAGTCCGGTACGAAGGTTATCAGAAAGCACGTCAGATCAGGGCAAGCGGTGGTACACTCTGGGGACATTTTGGTGATAGGAAACGTCCATGCGGGGGCGGAGTTGCTCGCTGGAGGTTCGATCGTAGTTTTTGGGAACGTCAAAGGAACCCTTCGAGCTGGTTTGAACGAGGGCGATAACGCAGTCATCGCAGCTCTCAGCATGCAACCATCGTTGTTGCAAATCTCTGGATACACTTTGAGAGAAGTTTCGAGTTACGAAGAACCAGTTGTGGTACACGTAAAAAATGGTAAGATCGTTGTGGAAAAAGCAAAGGACATCAAATTCTGAAACGAGGAGTGATCGAAGTTGAATACGAAAGAGCTTTTGATGTCACTGTCAAACATCGATGGGCCAGCCGGATTCGAAGGCCCCGTACTCGATGCGATAGAACAGATCGTGAAGGGTTTATGCGACAAAACTTGGCGCAACAAAGTTGGAACGCTCATAGCCGAAAAGAAAGGTTCAGGGAAGACGAAGTTGGGAATCTTTGCACACGTAGACGAAGTGGGTCTCACCGTGGCGAAGGTAGAAGAAGGTTTTCTCCGACTCGAAACCGTTGGTGGTGTGGATCCTAAAGTTCTACTCGCACAGAGGGTGAAGGTGTACACGAGAGAAGGAGTGGTGAACGGGATCGTCGGTATCCTCCCTCCACACCTTCAAAAAGAAGAGCACAGATCCAAATTCCCCGATTATGACAAAATCTTCGTGGATGTTTCGTGCGATGAACGTGGTGACAAAGTCCGTGTCGGAGACATTTGTGTTTTCGACGTGAAACCGATAGAGATCAACGGTAAGATTTCTGGGAAAGCTTTGGATAACCGAGCTGGTTGTGTCTCTCTACTCCTCGCTGCGAATCTGCTTCGAAAGTTACAACACGATGCGGACGTCTATTTCATTTTTTCAAGCCAAGAAGAGGTACAGGGACCAGGAGCGATCTCAGCAACTTACGAGCTGGGACTCGATCAAGCTGTAGTGGTCGATGTGACACACGCGAACGTGAAACAAGCCTCTCTACCTCTGATAAAGCTCGGTGAAGGGCCAGTTCTTGGGATTGGACCTACTATAGATCCGGGATTTTACAAACGCGCCCTGGACATAGCACAAAAACACAACGTGAAGGTTCAGATCGAACCGCTTCCAGGTCGTTCTGGCACCGACACCGATCAAATTCAGATCACACGCATTGGTGTGAAAACCTTGCTGATTTCTATACCGTTGATGTACATGCACACACCGGTTGAAGTTGTGGATCTCAAGGATGTAGAGGAAACCGCAAGACTTTTGGCATTCATCGCCGCTGAGTGAGGAGGTGTCTTCTTTGTATCTGAAGGAGTTATCGATGATCAACGGAGTATCGGGTGATGAAGGTAGAGTACGAACCTTCATAAAGCAACAGATACAGAACAAGGTGGACCAACTGTGGGAAGATAAACTTGGTAATCTGATAGCGCTGAGAAAGGGAAGCGTGGGAAAACGAAAGATACTCTTGGTGGCACACATGGATGAAGTTGGATTCATGGTGACGAACATCGACGAAGATGGTACGCTGTGCTTTGCGCCTGTTGGTGCTGTGGAAACTCAAGTTGTCATAGGTAAACAGGTCAAGATCAACGATTCGATTTTTGGTGTGATAGGTTTCAAACCTATTCATCTTCAAGAAAAAGACCAACTGCTCAAACCTCCGAAGTTCGAAGAGTTGAGGATCTACATAGGTGCCAAGAACAAGGAAGAAGCACTCAAAGCTGTCAAAATAGGCGACTATGTGTGCTTCGTCACAGAATATAGGGAAAACGGGCACAGAGCGAGTGGAAAAGCCTTCGATGATCGTGTTGGATGTTCCGTGCTGATGGACGTCATAGATAAACAAAATCGTTACCAAGACGACGTTTATTTCGCCTTCGTCGTTCAAGAAGAAGTGGGGTTGCGTGGGAGCGCGGTTGTGGTTGAGCAAGTTCATCCGGACGTATCCATCGTTTTGGAAGGTACGATCGCAGGTGACGATCTTGGATTGGAAAAGGATCGATGGTCCACTCACTTGGGTGAAGGACCAGCGGTGACGTTCATGCACAGTGGGTATGTCGTCAATCAGAGAGTTTTTCAAGCGATCGTGTCTGTCGCGGAGAAAAATGGTATACCCTATCAATTCAGAAGGAGAACGGCGGGTTCGACGGATGCCGGTAGGCTCGCAAGGACCGGAGCTGGGACGGCTTCAGGTGTGGTTTCAGTTCCAACGCGTTATATTCATAGTCCGGTGTGCATGATCGATCTGAAAGATTACGCAAACACGGTTCAGCTGATAGAGAAGATCCTTGAAGAAGGGGAGGTATTCGCAAAATGATAGACCTTATAAAAAAGTTGACGGAAGCCTATGGACCGAGTGGCAGAGAATCTGAGGTGCACAAGATAATCCTCGAAGAACTTTCAGACCACATAGATGGGTACAAATTCGACGCTGTTGGGAACTTGCTGGTGTGGAAGTACGGAAGCAGTGGGAAGAAGATCCTGTTCGATGCACACAGCGATGAAATAGGTTTGGTCGTTACGAACATAACTGAAAAAGGTTTTCTGAGGGTGGAGAGTGTCGGAGGGGTTCTTCCCCACAGCTTCGTTGGTCATCGCGTCAGGTTCCCGAACGCAGTGGGTGTGGTTTACGTGGAAGGAGAAAGTGAAGAAGAGAGGAAAAAGAACTGGACAAATCTCAGCCTCGACAGTATGTTTGTGGACATAGGTGCGAAAAGTTATGAAGAAGCTAAGAATAAAGTTCCAATTGGTTCTTTCGGTGTCTACGACAGTTATTTCTATCAAATGGGAGAATATTTGGTCAGCAAAGCGATGGACGACAGAATAGGGTGTGCTGTGATCGTCGAGGTGCTCAAGAGACTGAAGTCTTGTCCAAACACGATCATAGGTTCTTTCTCAGTTCAGGAAGAAGTCGGTTTGGTGGGAGCTTCGGTCGCAGCTTACACGCTCGTGCCCGATGTTTGCATCGCCGTAGATGTTACCGATTCTGCGGACTATCCGAAAGCTTTCAAGAGACACGCCATGGCGCTCAATAAAGGCCCCGCGATCAAGATCAAAGATCGAGCCTCTATAAGTAACAGACAGGTCGTTGAAAAACTCGTTGAACTCGCTGAAGCGAGTGGTATTCCATACCAAATGGAAGTGCTGGCTTTCGGCGGAACCAACGCGGCTGCTCTGCAGAGAACCAGGGCTGGCATCGCGGCCGCGACGGTGTCTGTACCAACCAGATACGTGCACACTCCGAGTGAAACGGTGAGCGTTTCAGACGTTGAGAACACCGTTCAATTGCTGATCGAATATGCAACGAAAGGAGTGTGATAATGCCACGCAGAGAAATAAGGTTAACCTATACACAGGCTCGTTTGCTGGCTCTGCTCGTGGTGATTTTGAGTGTGGGGTTTGTGGGTTTCAGCCTCGCAACTTTTTTCATCTTGAAGAGTCGTGAAAATGTGAAAATCGAGATAGTTGAAATTCCTCCAGCTAAGATCGAAATCCCAATTCCCCAGGAGAAAGCAGAACCGGCGAAAATTCCAGAACAACCTCGTGAGTTCTACAGGGTAGAGACGTACGATTACGCCAAGCTCGTGGTGGAGGCAACCGAATTGATCGAAAGAGGTACAAAGGTTTCGACTTACGTCCTCGAACCGAGTGAAGCTTTGGGTGTACTGAGGGCCGCCAAAAAACCTTTCTTCATAACGGAACTTTCTAAAGATGCGTGTTGCATCAGTTTCGTTGGTGGCCACGCCATCGAGGGTAAGCGAGAGTACAATACACTCTACGGCGTTTTCGTGCTTTCGAGTACGAGCAAAGATCTGGCGCTGGAAAGAATGTTCGCTCTCAGAAGCGCCGGTTTTCCGGCGTACCTCATGAAATTCACGAGGGACGGTAGGGATTGGTTCACCCTGGTGGTGGGAGCCTTTCCCACCAGTGATTCAGCCGAAGATTTCAACAAAAACTTGGATTGGTCTAGAGTCATGAGGATAAGTGGAGCGAGTAAACCTGGCTACACCGGGAGGATCAGTCCTTGAAGCTTTCCACTTCTGAAAAAAGATTGCTTTTACTTCTTTTCGTCGGTGTGTTGCTTTTGAGTGGAGCTGTGGTAGAACTGGGAACAAGAAAAGTACAGCAAAGTACTGTGACATCCAGAAAATCTGTCGAGTTACCCATCGACTTGAACAGTGCCACTGAACAAGAATTGATGTCTTTGCCTGGTATAGGTCAAAGTAAAGCGAAAGCGATCATAGAATATAGGCAAAAGAATGGTCCCTTCAGAACTTTGTCCGATCTGGAACGTGTTCCAGGGATCGGTAAAAAAACTATCGAAAAACTCGCCCCTTACGTGAATCTGTCTTCGATCGAGGCAGAATCGAAGAACAACGGCAAGTTCAAAGTGAACGTGAACACGGCGAGATTAGAGGAATTGATGGAACTACCGGGAATAGGTGAAGTCAAAGCATTGGAGATCATCAAAATGAGACAGCAAATGCGCTTTTCAAAACCGGAGGATCTGCTCAAAGTACCCGGCATAGGCTCAAAAACATTGGAAAAGATCGTGGATTACATCACATTTTAGGAGGTGTAGGAGAATGCAACGAGTTTTCATCGTAGGCTTAGTCCTCGCCGTAATGCTTCTGTTCCTCTACGGTTCAACGGCGAGCAATCCAAGGGTGGTCTTCGCGGACGTCAACCGAGTGGTTCAAGAGTATCCGAAGATGGTTGAATTGAACCAGAAATACGCTCAAGACGTGCAGTTCTACCAACAAAAGCTGAACGAATTGGTGGCTGAGCTTGAAAAGCTTCAAAAGATCGGTGCACCACAGAGCGAGATCGAAAAGAAACAATCAGAAATACTCGCGAGGAGACAACAATACGAGCAATTGCTTCAGAGTGAATACCAACCCAAAATGCAAGCAGTTCTCGATGAACTTGCGAAGAAGATTGAAACCTTTGCCAAAACCATGGGGTACGATTTTGTCATAAAAAAGGAAGCTTTGTTGTATGCGGATGATGCGTACGATGTGACGCAACAGTTGATCAAGTACCTCAAGAGCCAATGAGCGTGATCCTCTGCCGAGGTTTGGTCAAGAAGTTTGGAAGAAAAACCGTCGTCGATGGCGTGGATTTGGAAGTTCGCCAGGGAGAAGTCATTGGATTGCTGGGTCCCAACGGTGCAGGTAAAACCACGCTCTTCAACATGGTCCTTGGTTTAGTCACACCCACGAAGGGAGACGTTTATCTCGACGGAAGAAAGATAACCAACATGCCCGTGAGCGAGAGGGCCAGGCTCGGCATAACGTACTTACAACAGGAAACGTCGGTGTTCACGGGTATGAAGGTTTGGGAAAACATCGATTTTGTCCTCCGATTCAGAATGAAAGATAGA
This window contains:
- a CDS encoding M42 family metallopeptidase; this translates as MYLKELSMINGVSGDEGRVRTFIKQQIQNKVDQLWEDKLGNLIALRKGSVGKRKILLVAHMDEVGFMVTNIDEDGTLCFAPVGAVETQVVIGKQVKINDSIFGVIGFKPIHLQEKDQLLKPPKFEELRIYIGAKNKEEALKAVKIGDYVCFVTEYRENGHRASGKAFDDRVGCSVLMDVIDKQNRYQDDVYFAFVVQEEVGLRGSAVVVEQVHPDVSIVLEGTIAGDDLGLEKDRWSTHLGEGPAVTFMHSGYVVNQRVFQAIVSVAEKNGIPYQFRRRTAGSTDAGRLARTGAGTASGVVSVPTRYIHSPVCMIDLKDYANTVQLIEKILEEGEVFAK
- a CDS encoding M42 family metallopeptidase — its product is MIDLIKKLTEAYGPSGRESEVHKIILEELSDHIDGYKFDAVGNLLVWKYGSSGKKILFDAHSDEIGLVVTNITEKGFLRVESVGGVLPHSFVGHRVRFPNAVGVVYVEGESEEERKKNWTNLSLDSMFVDIGAKSYEEAKNKVPIGSFGVYDSYFYQMGEYLVSKAMDDRIGCAVIVEVLKRLKSCPNTIIGSFSVQEEVGLVGASVAAYTLVPDVCIAVDVTDSADYPKAFKRHAMALNKGPAIKIKDRASISNRQVVEKLVELAEASGIPYQMEVLAFGGTNAAALQRTRAGIAAATVSVPTRYVHTPSETVSVSDVENTVQLLIEYATKGV
- a CDS encoding SPOR domain-containing protein — translated: MPRREIRLTYTQARLLALLVVILSVGFVGFSLATFFILKSRENVKIEIVEIPPAKIEIPIPQEKAEPAKIPEQPREFYRVETYDYAKLVVEATELIERGTKVSTYVLEPSEALGVLRAAKKPFFITELSKDACCISFVGGHAIEGKREYNTLYGVFVLSSTSKDLALERMFALRSAGFPAYLMKFTRDGRDWFTLVVGAFPTSDSAEDFNKNLDWSRVMRISGASKPGYTGRISP
- a CDS encoding helix-hairpin-helix domain-containing protein is translated as MKLSTSEKRLLLLLFVGVLLLSGAVVELGTRKVQQSTVTSRKSVELPIDLNSATEQELMSLPGIGQSKAKAIIEYRQKNGPFRTLSDLERVPGIGKKTIEKLAPYVNLSSIEAESKNNGKFKVNVNTARLEELMELPGIGEVKALEIIKMRQQMRFSKPEDLLKVPGIGSKTLEKIVDYITF
- a CDS encoding OmpH family outer membrane protein — protein: MQRVFIVGLVLAVMLLFLYGSTASNPRVVFADVNRVVQEYPKMVELNQKYAQDVQFYQQKLNELVAELEKLQKIGAPQSEIEKKQSEILARRQQYEQLLQSEYQPKMQAVLDELAKKIETFAKTMGYDFVIKKEALLYADDAYDVTQQLIKYLKSQ